The proteins below come from a single Pseudochaenichthys georgianus chromosome 14, fPseGeo1.2, whole genome shotgun sequence genomic window:
- the LOC117458945 gene encoding histone H4 yields MSGRGKGGKGLGKGGAKRHRKVLRDNIQGITKPAIRRLARRGGVKRISGLIYEETRGVLKVFLENVIRDAVTYTEHAKRKTVTAMDVVYALKRQGRTLYGFGG; encoded by the coding sequence ATGAGTGGAAGAGGAAAAGGAGGAAAGGGACTCGGCAAAGGAGGCGCCAAGCGTCACCGTAAAGTTCTCCGTGATAACATCCAGGGAATCACCAAGCCCGCCATCCGCCGTCTGGCTCGCCGCGGCGGAGTGAAGCGTATCTCCGGTCTGATCTACGAGGAGACCCGCGGGGTGCTGAAGGTCTTCCTGGAGAATGTGATCCGTGATGCCGTCACCTACACCGAGCACGCCAAGAGGAAGACCGTGACCGCCATGGATGTGGTgtatgccctcaagaggcaggGCCGCACTCTGTATGGTTTCGGAGGTTAA
- the LOC117458740 gene encoding histone H1-like, translating into MAEVPPAAAPAKAAKKKVSKPKAAGPKVSDLIVKAVAASKERSGVSLSAVKKALAAGGYDVEKNNSRVKTAIKSLVVNGTLVQIKGIGASGSFKMSKKVAEPKTKKPADKKVAPKAKKPAAKPAAAKKPAAGKKSPKKAKKPAAALKAAPKKATKSPKKVAKSPKKVAKKAAKSPKKVVKKAPAVKKSPAKVAKPKAKKAAPKKK; encoded by the coding sequence ATGGCAGAAGTCCCTCCAGCCGCTGCACCGGCCAAAGCCGCCAAGAAGAAGGTTTCCAAGCCGAAGGCAGCTGGCCCCAAAGTCAGCGATCTCATCGTTAAAGCTGTGGCCGCATCCAAGGAGCGAAGCGGCGTGTCTCTGTCCGCCGTCAAGAAGGCTCTGGCTGCCGGAGGCTACGATGTGGAGAAGAACAATTCCCGCGTTAAGACCGCCATCAAGAGCCTGGTCGTTAATGGGACTCTGGTCCAGATCAAGGGCATCGGAGCGTCCGGATCATTCAAGATGAGCAAGAAGGTTGCCGAGCCTAAGACCAAGAAGCCCGCAGACAAGAAAGTCGCTCCTAAAGCCAAGAAGCCCGCAGCGAAACCTGCAGCGGCCAAAAAGCCCGCGGCAGGAAAGAAGTCTCCAAAGAAGGCGAAGAAACCCGCAGCAGCCTTGAAAGCAGCCCCCAAGAAGGCCACCAAGAGCCCGAAGAAGGTAGCTAAAAGCCCGAAGAAGGTCGCTAAAAAGGCTGCAAAGAGCCCCAAGAAGGTGGTGAAAAAGGCCCCTGCAGTCAAGAAATCCCCCGCAAAGGTCGCCAAACCCAAAGCGAAGAAGGCAGCACCCAAGAAGAAGTGA
- the LOC117458739 gene encoding histone H1-like: MAEVLPAAAPAKAAKKKVSKPKAAGPKVSDLIVKAVAASKERSGVSLSAVKKALAAGGYDVEKNNSRVKTAIKSLVLNGTLVQIKGIGASGSFKMSKKVAEPKTKKPADKKVAPKAKKPAAKPAPAKKPAAGKKSPKKAKKPAAALKAAPKKATKSPKKVAKSPKKVAKSPKKVVKKAAKSHKKVVKKAPAVKKSPAKVAKSKAKKAAPKKK, translated from the coding sequence ATGGCAGAAGTCCTTCCAGCCGCTGCACCGGCTAAAGCCGCCAAGAAGAAGGTTTCCAAGCCGAAGGCAGCTGGCCCCAAAGTCAGCGATCTCATCGTTAAAGCTGTGGCCGCATCCAAGGAGCGAAGCGGCGTGTCTCTGTCCGCCGTCAAGAAGGCTCTGGCTGCCGGAGGCTACGATGTGGAGAAGAACAATTCCCGCGTTAAGACCGCCATCAAGAGCCTGGTCCTTAATGGGACTCTGGTCCAGATCAAGGGCATCGGAGCGTCCGGATCATTCAAGATGAGCAAGAAGGTTGCCGAGCCTAAGACCAAGAAGCCCGCAGACAAGAAAGTCGCTCCTAAAGCCAAGAAGCCCGCAGCGAAACCTGCACCGGCCAAAAAGCCCGCGGCAGGAAAGAAGTCTCCCAAGAAGGCGAAGAAACCCGCAGCAGCCTTGAAAGCAGCCCCCAAGAAGGCCACCAAGAGCCCGAAGAAGGTCGCTAAAAGCCCGAAGAAGGTCGCTAAAAGCCCGAAGAAGGTCGTTAAAAAGGCTGCAAAGAGCCACAAGAAGGTGGTGAAAAAGGCCCCTGCAGTCAAGAAATCCCCCGCAAAGGTTGCCAAATCCAAAGCGAAGAAGGCAGCACCCAAGAAGAAGTGA
- the LOC139435087 gene encoding histone H3 — protein sequence MARTKQTARKSTGGKAPRKQLATKAARKSAPATGGVKKPHRYRPGTVALREIRRYQKSTELLIRKLPFQRLVREIAQDFKTDLRFQSSAVMALQESSEAYLVGLFEDTNLCAIHAKRVTIMPKDIQLARRIRGERA from the coding sequence ATGGCAAGAACCAAGCAGACCGCACGTAAGTCCACCGGAGGCAAAGCCCCCAGGAAGCAGCTGGCCACCAAGGCAGCTCGTAAGAGCGCCCCGGCCACCGGCGGAGTGAAGAAGCCTCACCGTTACAGGCCCGGTACCGTGGCTCTGAGAGAGATCCGCCGCTACCAGAAATCCACCGAGCTGCTGATCCGCAAGCTGCCCTTCCAGCGCCTGGTGAGAGAAATCGCTCAGGACTTCAAGACCGACCTGCGCTTCCAGAGCTCCGCTGTCATGGCTCTGCAGGAGTCCAGCGAGGCTTACCTGGTCGGCCTGTTCGAGGACACCAACCTGTGCGCCATCCACGccaagagggtcaccatcatgcccaaagacatccagctggcccgccgcatccgcggagagagagCTTAG
- the LOC117458735 gene encoding histone H2B 1.2-like yields the protein MPEAASVKAPKKGSKKAVTKTATKTGKKRRKSRKESYAIYVYKVMKQVHPDTGISSKAMGIMNCFVSDIFERIAGEASRLAHYNKRSTITSREIQTAVRLLLPGELAKHAVSEGTKAVTKYTSSK from the coding sequence ATGCCTGAAGCAGCCAGCGTGAAAGCCCCCAAGAAGGGCTCCAAGAAAGCGGTAACAAAGACCGCCACCAAGACCGGCAAGAAGAGGAGAAAGTCCAGGAAAGAGAGCTACGCCATCTACGTGTACAAAGTGATGAAGCAGGTACACCCCGACACCGGTATCTCCTCCAAGGCTATGGGCATCATGAACTGCTTCGTGAGCGACATCTTTGAGCGCATCGCCGGGGAGGCCTCCCGTCTGGCTCACTACAACAAGCGCTCCACCATCACCTCCAGGGAGATCCAGACCGCTGTCcgcctgctgctccccggagagCTGGCCAAGCACGCCGTGTCTGAGGGCACCAAGGCCGTGACCAAGTACACCAGCTCCAAGTAA
- the LOC139435061 gene encoding histone H3 encodes MARTKQTARKSTGGKAPRKQLATKAARKSAPATGGVKKPHRYRPGTVALREIRRYQKSTELLIRKLPFQRLVREIAQDFKTDLRFQSSAVMALQESSEAYLVGLFEDTNLCAIHAKRVTIMPKDIQLARRIRGERA; translated from the coding sequence ATGGCAAGAACCAAGCAGACCGCCCGTAAGTCCACCGGAGGCAAAGCCCCCAGGAAGCAGCTGGCCACCAAGGCAGCTCGTAAGAGCGCCCCGGCCACCGGCGGAGTGAAGAAGCCTCACCGTTACAGGCCCGGTACCGTGGCTCTGAGAGAGATCCGCCGCTACCAGAAATCCACCGAGCTGCTGATCCGCAAGCTGCCCTTCCAGCGCCTGGTGAGAGAAATCGCTCAGGACTTCAAGACCGACCTGCGCTTCCAGAGCTCCGCTGTCATGGCTCTGCAGGAGTCCAGCGAGGCTTACCTGGTCGGCCTGTTCGAGGACACCAACCTGTGCGCCATCCACGccaagagggtcaccatcatgcccaaagacatccagctggcccgccgcatccgcggagagagagCTTAG